One Vitis vinifera cultivar Pinot Noir 40024 chromosome 8, ASM3070453v1 genomic window carries:
- the LOC100244437 gene encoding uncharacterized protein LOC100244437 produces MEFLRLNLLAPLLLSLSLLLPLTLAVDVTYCDKNADYDVTVQGVEISPYPVVRGSPATFSISANTGETITGGKLVIDVSYFGWHIHSETHDLCEESSCPVSSGDFVISHTQVLPGFTPPGTYNLKMKLVDKKNKELTCIGFDFSIGFVSPVADS; encoded by the exons ATGGAGTTCCTTCGTCTCAACCTCCTCGCTCCTCTCCTCCTATCCCTCTCTCTCCTCCTACCTCTCACTCTCGCCGTCGACGTCACCTACTGCG ATAAGAATGCTGACTATGACGTCACGGTCCAAGGTGTTGAGATATCTCCTTATCCTGTGGTGAGAGGGTCGCCTGCCACCTTCAGTATCTCTGCAAATACAG GTGAAACTATCACTGGAGGAAAACTGGTGATTGATGTTTCATACTTTGGATGGCACATCCACAGTGAGACCCATGACCTTTGTGAGGAGTCATCTTGCCCTGTTTCAAGTGGTGATTTTGTGATTTCCCATACACAAGTTTTGCCTGGATTTACTCCACCA GGTACATACAATCTTAAAATGAAGCTGGTGGATAAAAAGAATAAGGAATTGACATGCATTGGCTTTGATTTCAGTATTGGGTTTGTATCCCCTGTGGCTGATAGTTAA